From one Dyella sp. 2HG41-7 genomic stretch:
- a CDS encoding penicillin acylase family protein has product MRNRGGEGFNRVLRAAALGLALGLVATAHAADPEQTRWRSESQAVTITRDDWGIAHVHGKTDADAVFGMAYAQAEDDFNRVETNYLNSLGWLAQAEGESAIWSDLRMRLFIDPVDLKKQYTQSPAWLQALMNAWADGLNDYLATHPQTHPRVITHFEPWMALSFSEGSIGGDTERVSLKSLQAFYGPGDREVAAADTPSSWVEPSGSNGIAIAPKLTVDGHALLLINPHTSFYFRSELQMSSDQGLDAYGAVTWGQFFIYQGFNPHIGWMHTSTTADAVDEFAETIVHKDGKLFYRYGNDLRPVTVRKISIPYRNADGTAAERSFTVYATHHGPIVREQDGKWLAIALMNKPTAALEQSWLRTKATDYASYMKVAELKANSSNNTLFADDKGEIAYLHPQFIPKRDNQFDYTKPVDGSNPATDWKGLTALDDLPHLLNPPNGWIFNTNDWPYSAAGPYSPKRSDFPRYMDTVGENPRGIHATMLLTDQQGFTLESLITLAFDSYLPEFARQIPILVRDYDALPTNDPLKQKLAGQIAMLRHWNFRWGVASMPTTLAVYWGDTLWNEMDKADNAEGLSVYDLMAEKAGAKARLQALVEASDRLEKDFGSWGTPWGEVNRFQRISSDIVQPFNDAKPSIPVPFTSSRWGSLASFGAHRWPGTKRYYGTSGNSFVAVVEFGDRVRARAITAGGESGHMDSPHFDDEAERYTTGNLRNVYFWTDELKGHIERVYHPGES; this is encoded by the coding sequence ATGCGAAATCGTGGTGGGGAAGGTTTCAATCGAGTACTCCGCGCAGCAGCGCTCGGGCTTGCGCTCGGCCTGGTCGCCACCGCGCACGCGGCCGATCCCGAACAGACACGGTGGCGCAGCGAGTCTCAGGCGGTAACGATCACTCGCGACGACTGGGGCATTGCCCACGTGCACGGCAAAACCGACGCCGATGCCGTGTTCGGCATGGCCTATGCGCAAGCGGAAGACGACTTCAATCGCGTCGAAACCAATTACCTGAATTCCCTAGGTTGGCTCGCGCAAGCGGAAGGCGAATCGGCGATCTGGAGCGACCTTCGCATGCGGTTGTTTATCGATCCCGTTGATCTGAAAAAGCAGTACACGCAAAGTCCCGCGTGGCTGCAGGCACTGATGAACGCATGGGCCGACGGTTTGAACGATTACCTCGCCACGCATCCGCAAACGCATCCGCGAGTGATTACGCATTTCGAGCCCTGGATGGCGCTGAGTTTCAGCGAAGGCAGCATTGGCGGCGATACCGAACGCGTGTCGTTGAAATCGCTGCAAGCGTTTTACGGACCGGGCGATCGCGAGGTGGCTGCGGCGGATACGCCATCGAGCTGGGTGGAACCGTCCGGTTCCAACGGCATCGCCATTGCGCCCAAACTCACGGTCGATGGCCATGCGTTATTGCTGATCAATCCACACACCTCGTTTTATTTCCGCTCCGAATTGCAGATGTCGAGCGACCAAGGACTCGATGCCTACGGTGCGGTGACGTGGGGGCAGTTCTTCATCTACCAGGGTTTCAACCCGCATATCGGTTGGATGCACACCTCGACGACGGCCGATGCGGTGGATGAATTCGCCGAAACCATCGTGCACAAGGACGGCAAGCTTTTCTATCGTTACGGCAACGATTTGCGGCCCGTTACGGTGCGGAAAATTTCCATCCCTTATCGCAACGCCGATGGCACGGCAGCCGAGCGCAGCTTCACGGTTTATGCAACCCATCACGGCCCCATCGTAAGAGAGCAGGATGGAAAGTGGCTGGCCATTGCTTTGATGAACAAGCCGACGGCGGCGCTTGAGCAAAGCTGGCTGCGCACCAAGGCGACCGATTACGCCAGCTATATGAAGGTCGCCGAGCTCAAGGCCAATTCGTCGAACAACACGTTATTCGCGGACGACAAGGGCGAAATCGCTTATCTGCATCCGCAGTTCATCCCCAAGCGCGACAATCAATTCGATTACACCAAGCCGGTCGACGGCAGCAATCCTGCCACCGATTGGAAAGGCTTGACCGCGCTCGACGATCTGCCGCATCTGCTCAATCCGCCCAATGGCTGGATTTTCAATACGAACGATTGGCCGTACTCCGCAGCGGGTCCTTATAGCCCTAAACGCAGCGATTTTCCGCGCTACATGGATACCGTCGGCGAAAATCCGCGCGGCATCCACGCCACCATGCTGCTTACCGACCAGCAAGGTTTTACGCTCGAATCGTTGATCACCTTGGCCTTCGATTCCTATTTGCCGGAATTCGCCCGTCAGATCCCCATTCTCGTGCGCGACTACGATGCGCTTCCCACGAATGATCCACTCAAACAAAAGCTGGCCGGCCAAATCGCCATGCTGCGCCATTGGAATTTCCGTTGGGGTGTCGCCTCGATGCCCACCACGCTCGCCGTGTATTGGGGCGATACGTTGTGGAACGAAATGGATAAGGCCGATAACGCGGAAGGATTGTCGGTGTACGACCTGATGGCGGAAAAAGCCGGCGCCAAGGCGCGGCTACAAGCGCTGGTCGAAGCGTCCGACCGCTTGGAGAAGGATTTTGGAAGCTGGGGTACGCCGTGGGGCGAGGTCAATCGCTTCCAGCGTATCAGCAGCGATATCGTGCAGCCATTCAACGACGCCAAGCCCAGTATTCCGGTGCCGTTTACATCGTCGCGCTGGGGTTCGCTTGCGTCGTTCGGCGCGCATCGCTGGCCAGGCACAAAACGCTATTACGGCACCAGCGGCAACAGCTTTGTGGCGGTAGTGGAATTCGGCGACCGCGTGCGCGCCCGCGCCATCACAGCGGGCGGCGAAAGCGGACATATGGATTCCCCGCATTTCGACGATGAAGCGGAACGTTATACGACCGGCAATTTGCGTAACGTCTATTTCTGGACGGACGAACTGAAAGGGCATATCGAACGGGTTTATCACCCGGGCGAGTCATAA
- a CDS encoding GGDEF domain-containing protein → MLILLAWFIHGVRPWFPRGWYLMKFDTASGMFLSALSLGLLSAKYSTARWWGGGVAAMLVLLLAVVALYEHFSGRPTGLDTLIVADTTSDKPGLMSAQTATYLLMMAASLLLATVPRRSFGIAVFVLSILLSLQALIVFSGYCFNAVQLFGQSMSTRTSPHTLACMLLLAVALTGWRAQHGYFSALIGKGLGSRLARRVFPFVLLLPFAAMLISSAMAGAGWLSPPVAVGLTIAVLAAALCGLVSLMGRRINTMERGLRELSLTDDVTGVLNYRGFALLGEQSFLEAQRNHVIVTLLIFNIENIKEIGEDFGNDVGVRIMRDIAGILRASFAPADIVARTEGDEFAVIANDESTGGVIALMRVGEAMEDMNAANRAYRIRFSVGEATSDPASGETFRGLIERAGLVRRERRRVERVFGNDDDPIGIQVPSQVARQLQDTHI, encoded by the coding sequence ATGCTCATACTGCTGGCGTGGTTTATTCACGGCGTGCGGCCCTGGTTTCCCCGTGGCTGGTATTTGATGAAATTCGACACGGCGTCGGGCATGTTTTTGAGCGCGCTGAGCCTCGGATTGCTATCGGCCAAATACAGCACGGCACGTTGGTGGGGTGGTGGTGTTGCGGCGATGCTGGTCCTTCTGCTTGCCGTAGTGGCGCTATACGAGCATTTCAGCGGTCGTCCTACGGGCTTGGATACGCTTATCGTCGCCGATACCACCAGCGATAAACCGGGATTGATGTCGGCCCAAACGGCCACGTATTTGCTGATGATGGCGGCAAGCCTGCTGCTCGCCACGGTGCCGCGTCGGTCGTTCGGCATTGCGGTGTTCGTGTTGTCGATCCTGCTTTCCTTGCAGGCGCTGATCGTTTTTTCCGGCTATTGCTTCAACGCCGTGCAGCTGTTCGGGCAGAGCATGTCTACGCGCACCTCGCCGCACACTTTGGCGTGCATGCTGTTGCTTGCCGTTGCGCTGACGGGTTGGCGGGCGCAACACGGCTATTTTTCGGCGTTGATCGGGAAGGGGCTTGGCAGCCGTTTGGCGCGTCGCGTATTTCCGTTTGTATTGCTGCTTCCCTTCGCCGCCATGCTGATCAGTTCCGCCATGGCCGGCGCTGGCTGGCTATCTCCGCCGGTCGCGGTGGGATTGACGATTGCCGTGCTGGCCGCAGCATTGTGCGGGCTGGTCTCTTTAATGGGCCGTCGCATCAACACGATGGAACGTGGCCTGCGCGAGCTGTCGCTGACGGACGATGTCACTGGCGTACTCAATTACCGCGGGTTTGCGCTGCTGGGCGAGCAATCGTTTCTCGAAGCGCAGCGAAACCATGTCATCGTGACCTTGCTTATTTTCAATATCGAAAACATCAAAGAGATCGGCGAAGATTTTGGCAACGATGTTGGCGTGCGCATTATGCGCGACATCGCAGGGATACTTCGGGCCAGCTTTGCGCCTGCCGATATCGTCGCCCGGACCGAGGGCGACGAATTCGCCGTCATCGCCAATGACGAAAGCACCGGCGGCGTGATTGCGCTGATGCGCGTGGGCGAAGCGATGGAAGACATGAATGCAGCGAATCGCGCCTACCGGATTCGCTTCAGCGTCGGCGAGGCGACCAGCGATCCCGCGTCGGGCGAAACATTCCGCGGTTTGATCGAGCGTGCCGGCCTCGTGCGCCGCGAACGTCGGCGTGTCGAGCGCGTTTTCGGCAACGACGACGATCCGATCGGCATACAGGTGCCCAGCCAAGTCGCGCGACAACTCCAGGATACGCACATTTAG
- a CDS encoding DUF1737 domain-containing protein — protein sequence MSNKPPEGLPRYRILTGKDDAAFCRRVSEALELGYQLYGSPAATFNGEHVVVAQAILWPESD from the coding sequence ATGTCGAATAAGCCACCCGAAGGGCTGCCGCGATATCGGATATTGACCGGCAAAGACGATGCGGCGTTTTGCCGACGCGTATCCGAAGCGTTGGAGCTCGGATACCAGCTGTACGGTTCGCCGGCAGCGACGTTCAATGGCGAGCACGTAGTGGTGGCGCAAGCGATCCTTTGGCCGGAAAGCGATTGA